Below is a genomic region from Pyrococcus kukulkanii.
AAAGCCCTCGACCTATGGGGAACTTTCACCGCTTTCATCCTTGGATATTTCATCCTCTCTCTTGGAGGTTGGCTACCTTTTCTGGCCCTTTTCCTCTTTCTAATATCTGGAACACTAGCAACAAAATTCAAGATCAAAGAGAAGAAAAAGCTTGGCCTTGTAGATGAAAAGTACAGAAGTATTGGAAATGTTTTAGGAAATGGACTTGCACCACTGTTATTCCTGATAGTTGAAGTCATTATAAAGAATGATTACGGATGGGCGGCGGTTTTTGCTTCAATTGCTACTGCCAATGCCGATACTTTAGCGAGCGAAATAGGCAAGCCTCTGGGTAAGAATCCAAGACTTATCACGAACTTTAGAAAGGCAAAGCCGGGTGAAGAAGGAGCAGTTACATTGGTAGGGGAGCTAGCAGCCCTCCTTGGTGCCTTAGTAATTGGAGTAATTGGAACATTTGCAGTAAGTGAGTACAAGTTCAAAATGCTTCTCTCGGTAACAATTGCTGGCTTTATAGGGGCAAATGTAGACAGCTTGATCGGAGCAACGCTTGAAAGAAAGAGGCTTGTTGATAACAATGGAACAAACTTTATAGCGACACTCATAGGAGGGATACTTGGAGCGATAATATTCCTCCTCATATGATGAGATGGCGGATTGCTGATGGATGATGAAGACCTTAGGGACTGATTATGCTTTTTCTTTTGAAAGCCTGCCCTTCAAGACGGAGAGGAGGTCAGAGCTCTACAATCGTAAAATCCTTGGCAACTTCTCCTCTAATTTCAGCCTCCCTAACCTTCTTCTCCAAAACCTCATGGGAATAGTTGCTGTGACTTATATGGGCAAACACCGTATACTCAGCATTAACCTTCTTAGCTAACTCTATTGAGTCCTTAACACCAAGGTGAACCCCAGGAATTGACTCCTTCTTCGTCATCTCAGGGATTAAAAGATCAACACCCCTTAACAGGTCAAGAACTTTCTCATCGTTAAGAATCTCAGGACCTGTATCTCCCGTCACACCTATCCTAACTCCATTTATCTCTATTAGAAATCCACCGGCAACTTCTATGGAGTGTTTCACCGGGAAGTGAATTACCTTCGCCTTTCCAATCTTATATTCTTTCCAGAACTCTAAGGTTTCGTACTCCCATTTGTACCCACGAGGCATAAGGTCGCCAAAGGCCAGCCTAGAAAGATCCTGGGCGGTTCTAATACCAAGCTCGTTCGAGTGAAAGCTAATCTCCTTGAACACCTGAAGGTCTGGAACTCCAAACACGTGGTCAAAGTGCGCGTGAGTTATTAGGACGTGCTTGACCCTCTTGTTAGTTCTCTCCAAGTGGTAGTGCAGGTCAGGGCTTGGGTCAATTAATATTCCCTCAACGTAAACGGAGAACCTCGTCCTCCTGTACATGGGGTTAAGCCTAGCCCTCATGCAGTTCTCACAGGTGCACAGGGGCTTTGGGGTTCCACTGTACGATCCAGACCCTAGGATTATGACCTTCATCCTCTCACCCCAAAAGTTCTTAACCCAACCTTCCGCTTAAGCTTCAGGGTGAGAGCATGGAGGAGTACTTTATCTGCCCAGAGTGCGGGAGTGAGGATGTGGAGGTAATCAAGGAGAGAGGGAGAGAGATCACCCTAAAGTGCAATGAGTGCGGTCACGTTTGGATAATCACTCTCCCCAAGCTCAAAAAGGTTCCGGTAATAGTCAGCAAACACGAAAGGAGCTTTAGAGAGTTCGCAGAGCTGCCAGAAGACGAAACGGTGAAGGTGGGAGATGTAATTGAGCTTGAGAACGACGAAGTGAGGGTATTGAGCATAGAACTCCCAGGAGGAAAAAGAGTTAGGAGAGCAAAAGTGCAGGAGATCCAGACGATATGGGGCGAGAGCTTAACGTACCCAAAGGTCTTCGGCGTGTCTATATACCTTCCAGGGGGCATAACACAGTCCTTCAAGGTCGTAGTCGACAGGGATGAAGAATTCGTTGTTGGGGAGGTTATCGAGGTTGGAGGATACACCTTCAAGGTCGAAATGATAAAGACTGAAAGAAAGCTGATGAGGAGCGGAAAGGCCAAGGCAGACAAGATAGTCAGGCTAATGGGGCACGCAATAAGGGGAAGGGCTAGGAGAAAACTAAAGGTGTACGAGGGATATGAAGCCACTGCTAAGACATGATAGTCAGGACAATGCTAAGGGCCGTAATTATTATTGCCATAATTTCAAGAAGCTGTTGTGGAGAGAGAAGGATAAACGTGGAATCTTTTACTATATCCTCTATTTCTTCAAGCACAATTAAGGAGGTCTGAGAGTTATTCTTTACTTTAATAGCTTTAATTTCAACGAGAAATGCATCCTTTAGCTCGAGTGATAACTTGACAATTAAATATACCAAAAATAACAAAACAAGAAAACTACCTATAAAAACCAGATTAGCACTATATAGAAAAGATTCAAGTTCATTTCTTGGAAAGCCTAAAGTTTGTCCTCTTATTCTTACGATATAAGCTCCAATTTCTACAACAAAGGAGATCATCATTAATCTTAGAACCAATGTAATATATGGAACAAAGATACGTTCAAGTTTATGCTTGAATTTGACAAAGTCTCTAATAGGATTTTTTCCAGTAATTATCATCTCAATTGTTTTAGATAAGCCAAATTTTTCATAGTTTCCTCCCAACGCTGTTACTATTGTTTTTCCAAGCTTAAGTACATATAGAGTTGCCGAAATAGCTGGAACCCATACGATCATAGCTGTTATAGTAAATAGCATTAATAAGGTATCTGGAAACCCTTTAAAGACCCAAATAAAATAGAGACTTACGGCTAGAATAAATGTGATTTTATTAAGGAAATTTTTATCCAAGCTCCTTTCCATAATCTCCCTAATTGTTTCTCTGCTTTCAGAAAGAACACTGTCAAGTGTTAATATTACCTCATTAAGATATTCTTTGCTTAGTATTCTCTCAACTACCGGATACATTATAATAACTCCAAAAAATGAAGTTATAGGACCAATTAAAAGGTAAACAAAATCATGTATACCTAGGACTTTATAAGCTCTCCAAGGGCCCAATATTGAGGAAGGCAACATCAAGAGCACAATCGTGTACGGAATCCCAAGAAAAGGAACTTTTTTGAGATGTTTACCTACTATTATATCTGCAATTAGTTCAAGTTTCTTATCCATAGTTATCTATAAAACCTAGGGACATATTAAATTTTTACGGGGTTATTGTATGGATAATATGAAAAAATTTGCCCGCCTTGGTCCAATAATTTCTGTAATGGGAGTCCTAATTGCATACTTAATCCACCACGATTGGTGGAGGATAACTGAAAATGCTATAAGCGATCTTGGCAAGGTAGGTCTCCCATACAATTGGGTAATGAATGCCTCCTTAATCATTGGAGCACTCCTCTTGATTATCTTTTCAGCCTCAATGATAGTAAAAAGGGAGAAGCTCCAGTGGAAGGCAAGCTTCAGCCTGTACCTCCTGGGGATGATCTTTTTAGCCCTCGTTGGGATATTCCCCGAGGGGACAAGTCCACACTACGAGGTAAGCTGGGGATTCTTCATATTCACGTTTCTAGCGGTGCTTGCAACTTCTATTTCCCTCCTTTTGGAGGGAGATAAAACAGGAGTTTTGGGCATTATAATTTTCGCAATAGGAGTCCCCCTCTCGCTCTGGGCTCTTCACAGGTTCGAAGGAGTGGCGGTTGCGGAAACTATAGGTGTCATTGCATTCCTGATCTGGCACTACACCTTACTCAAAAAGCTAAAATAGTATGAACTCAAATTCATATAGATGAAGAAGCTTGCATGGTTTACTGTTTTCCTCGTTATAGTAGGTAGCCTAGCGGTTTTGCTGAAGCCCTACCTACCCAGGGAGAGGGGTGAAACCAGGATGATGGGAGAAGTCATCAAGCTCCCAGAGCCAAGACTCACGGGAGAGATGAGCGTTGAGGAGGCAATAGCAAAGAGGAGGAGCATAAGAAGGTACAGGAACGAGTCCTTAACCCTTCAAGAGCTCTCACAGCTGTTGTGGGCAGCCCAGGGGATAACCGAACCCAACAGAAAATTCAGAGCCGCACCGAGTGCTGGAGCTACCTATCCATTTGAAGTTTACGTGGTCGTTGGAAAGGTAAAGGACCTTGAACCTGGGATATACCATTATGATCCCTTCTCACACTCGATAAAGCTAATAAAAAGGGGAGACTTTAGGAGAGCACTCCAGAAAGCGGCGTTGAATCAGGCATGGGTGGGAAGCGCGGCGATAGATATAGTCCTCGTTGCTTACTACGAGAGAACGACAAAGTACTACGGGGAGAGAGGTAGAATGTACGTCCACATGGAGGCCGGGCATATAGGCCAGAACATATACCTTCAAGCTACAGCCCTCAACTTAGGAACCGTAGCCGTGGGAGCCTTCTATGAGGATCAAGTCGCCGAGATACTTGGCGTAGATGGTGTCCCACTATACATATTCCCGGTGGGGAAGATATGATCGATCACTATACCCTCGGCTACCTAACCTTTGCTTTTATGAACCTCACGATGCTCTCGGGAGCCCTAATCTTCCTGGGAAGGAAGAAGAAGTTCTGGACTTATACCCACGTGGCCCTTGCCGTTATAACCTACATCCTAATGACACTGACGATATGGGTCGTGAGATAATAATATAACCCTCGACAACTACCTTGGAACATGCTACCAGTGCCGGTGCTGAGGAAACTCCTGAAGATACACTTCAAGCTCAAGAAGAGCAGGATCGCATGGCTAGCCCTTGGAGTTTCAGTTCTCGCGGTTATATTGGCGATCCTATTTATGGTTTTTGAGGGCCTAGACTTCTTTACCGCCCTTTACTGGGCCATCATCACGATGTCCACGATAGGGTACGGCGATGTAACTCCAACGACTCAGGCGGGAAAGATAGTTGCAATGGTAGCAGCTGTGGCCGGGATATCGAGCTTTACTGCCCTAGTCTCGCTGATAGCTGAGTACTTCTTGACATCTTCCCTAAGGAGGATGATGGGAATGCATGGTGTGAGGTTCAAAGACCACTACGTCGTTATAGGAAAGGGTCCTGGGGTTAGGGCCTTCGTTGAGGAAATAATTGCGGCAATGGAAAGGGGAGAAGCTGAGAGAGGGAAGATAGTGGCAATCGTGGAGAGCGAGGATGAAAAAAGAAGGCTGAACCTTCCAGAGGAAGTAGAGGTCTTAGTTGGAGACCCTACAGAGGACGACACGCTAAAGAGGGCCTCAATAGAGAGGGCCAAACACGTAATACTAACTCCCGAAGATGACAGCAGGGCTGTGTTCATAACGCTGAAAGTCAAGAGCATGTCTAAGGCAAAAATCCATGTCGAGGCGTTGAGGGAAGAAAGTGTCCCCTTGTTGAAAAATGCCGGTGCTGAAAGGGTAGTTCTGAGCAGGGGGTTGGCTGGAAGGCTACTTGCGAGCTCCATTTTTGAGCCAGAGGTAGTAGATGTCCTTGAGGATCTAATGAAGTCCAGCGAAGGGCACGATATCGTTATTATCTCAGATGAAAGGACATGGAACAAGAACTTTAAGGATGCCATTGAAATTTTAAGCCCGAGTTATTTCCCAATTGGTTACGTTAAGGGGGAGATGAGGTTAGCCCCACCACTCGATGAAGTAGTTCCCCAGGGAGCCAAGTTGATATGCATAACTGGCCAAAGCGATGTGAGAAAACAAGGGGCGTAAGGCTTTGTTTTTCAAATTTGGGCAACCATAATCCTATTTTTAAACATTGAGAAAAGTATATAATCCCTTACCTTATACCAACCTTGAAAACTCACGCTCATAGGGTGAGGTATATGGCAAAGAAAAATGGTAACGCTGATGTTAAGGAGATTGACGAGCTTGAAGAGCTTGGCTTTGAGCCCGTGGAGGAGGTAGAAACGACAAAGAAAAAGAAGAAGGAGAAGGAAATTAGGACAATAGAGGATCTCCCTGGGGTAGGGCCGGCGACTGCAGAGAAGCTTAGAGAGGCAGGATTCGACTCATTAGAGGCCATAGCCGTTGCATCACCAATAGAGCTCAAGGAAGTCGCTGGAATAAGTGAGGGAGCAGCGATAAAGATAATTCAAGCCGCAAGAAAGGCCGCAAACTTAGGAACGTTCATGAGGGCTGACGAGTACTTGAAGAAGAGAGAGAGCATTGGGAGGATATCAACGGGAAGTAAGAGCTTAGATAAGCTGTTAGGCGGAGGAATAGAGACACAGGCGATAACAGAAGTATTTGGAGAGTTTGGATCAGGAAAAACCCAATTAGCTCATACTTTAGCGGTAATGGTGCAACTTCCTCCTGAAGAGGGAGGATTGCACGGTTCAGTGATCTGGATTGACACCGAAAACACATTCAGACCGGAGAGAATTAGGGAAATCGCGAGGAATAGGGGACTTGATCCAGATGAAGTTTTAAAGCATATATACGTTGCGAGGGCCTTCAACAGCAACCACCAAATGCTACTCGTCCAGCAGGCTGAAGATAAGATAAAGGAGCTTTTGAACACGGACAGGCCCGTTAAGCTACTCGTAGTTGATTCACTAACGAGCCACTTCAGGAGCGAGTACATAGGAAGGGGAGCCTTAGCCGAGAGGCAACAGAAGCTTGCGAAGCACCTTGCAGATCTCCACAGGCTCGCCAACCTCTACGAGATAGCTGTGTTCGTAACCAACCAAGTCCAAGCAAGGCCCGATGCATTCTTTGGAGATCCAACGAGGCCCATTGGTGGACACATATTAGCCCACTCCGCAACCCTTAGAGTATACTTAAGGAAGGGCAAGGGCGGAAAGAGGGTTGCAAGGTTAATAGATGCTCCACACCTTCCAGAGGGAGAGGCCGTGTTCAGGATAACTGAGAAAGGCATTGAAGATTAGAGCCTCTTGAAAACTCTAAACATGACAGGATCCGGAATCCTGTACCTTCCGTGTCCGGTGGGCTCAAGGAATCCGTAATCAATGAGCCTGTTTATGTAGTTCCTCAGGCTCCTCGGGTTTATTTTAGTTTTCTTCCTTATCTCTTCAAATTTTACTCCACCGCTCCCCTCGCTCAGCTCCGCAACAACCTTCATTATCTCCTCGTACCTCGGGGAAAGCTTTGAGAGCTCTTTGAACTCAGAGATAACGTACGTCATTGCCTCCTCCAGAACCCTCTCTATAGCCTCCTCATGGGTCAGCCCATCGACCCTAAAGACACCGTAATGAACTAGCCACCCAGGAATTCCATTTAAGGTTTTTATTGCTGACAGCAATTCTTCTTCCCTGACATCCATACCGACTTCCTCAAATCCCCTCTCCAAGAATTCCAAGCTCTCTGAGGGATTAAATCTAGGCAGGACTATTCTCACGTTGTACCTCCCAAAGAGAGGGGACGAGCCATCATATAACCTTAAAAACTTCTCAAGCACTCCAACTTGGGAACCAGTGAACACGAGGATTATGTTTTGGAGGGCATCAAGAACCCAGGCAAAGAATTTCGTTAAGTCTTCATTTGCAAACCTCAGGTATTGGGCCTCATCAAAGGCCACGATAACCTTCCCAATCTTGTTTAATTCTGCAAAGACGTCTATCAAATCAAACTTATCCTTAAGCTCTAACTCAACTGGTCCAAGCTTAATTCCCTTGACTCTTGAAATAACCTCACTAAGAACGCTCCTTCCACTCAAGACCTTGTAAATGTGCTCGGCAATCACTTTCTGGGGATACTTGGAGTTAAGGGACGTGGCGGCTCTAGCATCTATCACCACGTAAGGCACGCCTTCCTTGACGATCTCATTCAACGACGCATACAGAAAACTAGTTTTTCCTATTCTCCTGGGCCCAGTAATCAGAATAAAGTTCCTGTTCTTCTTTATAGCATCTTTAAACATTAGATATTCAGCCTTCCTTCCAAACAAATCTTTAATCGATGTCTTTGGTCTCACATCGAATAGCATAGAGCACTTCCCTTTAGGAATACCTCCTTGGAGTATATAAACCTAAAGACTAAAGGTCAGCGAACCTTGAAGTCAACTTTTCTCCTCATCCTCCACTCCTCAAATCTCCTAAAGAAGGGACACCTCGATCTCCACAGCTTTATGAGCTCTTTAGTCCTCTCCAGCAACTTCTCCCCTCCTCCTGAGCTCTTCCTCATAGATCGTCCACAAGGCAACTAAAGTCGCTGGAATCCCGTGTTCAGTTGCGAACGTCATGTAAGGGGCCAAATCAACGACGTAATCTGCGAACCTGAACAGGCCAACCGGAATTCCTTCCCTTGACCCTATGAAAACCACTACTTCCTTTGCATAGTACATGTCCTTTGCCAGCTTATCCTTTACCTCATTTAGGGTTGGGCCTTTTGGATCGGTGATTATTATTAGCCTCCTGTTCCTCCTCTTGTCCCTTATGACCTGATACAGATCCCAAACTGTTACCGGAACCTTTTCAACCTGCCACGGATAAGCCTCCCTCTGTATCTGATACCTGCTCTCCTGCCCTTCCTTGACCCCCCTTATGAAGGCCATGAGCTCATAAGCATTCATCTTCTCCTTAGGGGCAATTATTAGTTCCTTAACCTCAAAGGCCTGGGCGGCCCTTCCAATCTTCTCACCAAAGGCCCTCGCGGTCTTGTAATCTCCCCAGTAGGGCATCTGGACTATCGTCAGTTTCTTGAAAAGCTTCCTGCAGTTGGGCTTCTCCTTGGGATACTTCTTCCACTTCATGTACTCTTCCCCAGGAATTACGGAGATGTAAGCCTTATCTCCTATTATCTCGACCTGAACGACCTTATCGGGGTAGCTTAAGTTCACCTCAACATTCTTGAGATCCTTGATTCTAGCACCAAGCACTACATTTACATCCACACTCGAGAAGTCCTTCTTCCCCCTCTTCTTCGTCCTAACAGCGAAGCTCTCACCGTCGTTTATGTGCCTCACTATCTCCTCAGCTGAGTTCTTTATATCCTCAAGGGTTGCGGGAACTTCTACCAAGACTGGATAGACCTTCTCAACCTCCGGAACTTCCAGAATCTTTTGGAGGGCATTCTCATCTTCAGCCTCAACTATGACTATCCCAGGATAACCCTCAGGGGCTGTCGTGACCTTAGCGTTGGGAAGGATCTCCTTGATGTAGTTCCCGGCAACAGCTTCCATATCCATTTGGGTCTTCACGATGAACTTCATGATCTCACCCCTTCGCCCTCTTCTTCACCTTCACGGCTATTCCCTTCTTGGCCCTCACCATTTCCTCACCGCTCAAAACGGCCCTTCCCACGGCAACAATTCTCTCATCTCTAACAACGCCAACCCAATCGTTGGGCCTTATTTTATCATCGGCACTCTCGACTCCAGCCGAGAACACGTCCCCCCTAATCTCAAAGTCGACCTCAACCCAATAAGCTCTCAGCTCATCGTATATCCTCTGCATCCCGAAGGGTGTTACGCTTATGACCCCCTCTTGGAAGGTTCCGGTCTGGGAGTTGTTAACTATGAGCCTGAGCATCTTTGAGCCGACTATCTGAGCGTTATCTGGAAGAACTGCTTCTCCAGCCCCAAGGCCAAAGTAGAAGTCGAAGACCTTTCTAACGTTCTCATAGAACCTGTACCTTCTGTGGGCCTTGTCAACTTCCCTTAGGTCGAACTCAGCCAACGTTTTCCTAAGCTTCTCGAGTGACTCTCTAGAGGTTGTCGATTCTCCAGCGGTGAATATTACGTCCCTACCGGTCAGCTCCATGGCAAGCTTGACCGCTTCCCTGTATCCTCCCTCAACGTGTGCAACTATTGGGATGTCGGGGTACCTCTCCAGAGTTTCCGCGAGAAGCTCCCCGGCAAACTTAACCTCCCACTCGCTCCAGTGGCCCGTAACTACTATATCGTACTTCGCCAACCACTCCCACTCCCTGGGGACTACACCGTAGGGAGAGGTAATTATGAGCTCGTGGACCCTGTAGAGCTTATTTCCAAGGGCATCTTTCATTGCCTTCCTATAGAGAGCATGGGATCTCGACCTTGAGTAGGGCTTCTTCGCCGAGCACGGTAGAATCAGGAGAAGATCAATTCCCTGGGGAGGCTTAAACCTCTCAAGAACCCTTGAGCGCCACCTAAAAACCTCTGGCCTTGTCATTGAGTGGTCACTTATGAATACAACCGTCTTATCGTGAACCGGCGTGTACTTTTCAAGGTAATCCATGTTTTCCCTGTCGGCGATCCTCAAAATTCCAGCGTTCATGGCCGTTGGCAGGAAGTTCTCAACGAGGTATCTAAGCTTCCCCTCCTGGATTGCAACTTTGACTAGCTTTATCACGTTCTTCGCGAACTCAACTGGATCATTGGGAGAATCCCACACTATGGGCGAGAACTGGGTGAAGCCCAACCCCTCAAACTCATAAATCTTTAGGGATCTAACGTCAAAGGCATCTATCCCAAGGTAAACGGCCAAGGGATAGAAGAAGGGCTCGAGATCCGTAATTAGCACGGCATTTGGAAACCTTTCTCTAAGCTCTCTAATCGTCTTCACGAAGCCTCTGTAGTCCCTGATCATTATCTTTGAATTCCCTATGTAGATCGCCTCAAACTCATTCTCCTCGATTATCCTGAAGAGTTCCTTATGGTACTTATCCCTCTTTAGAGCGGGAAAGTAGAAGGCGTTAAACTTCGAATAATCAACATCCCAAAGCCTCTTCAAGGCCTTCTTTATCACTTCATCGGGAGTGTAATAGCTTATTGGA
It encodes:
- a CDS encoding MBL fold metallo-hydrolase is translated as MKVIILGSGSYSGTPKPLCTCENCMRARLNPMYRRTRFSVYVEGILIDPSPDLHYHLERTNKRVKHVLITHAHFDHVFGVPDLQVFKEISFHSNELGIRTAQDLSRLAFGDLMPRGYKWEYETLEFWKEYKIGKAKVIHFPVKHSIEVAGGFLIEINGVRIGVTGDTGPEILNDEKVLDLLRGVDLLIPEMTKKESIPGVHLGVKDSIELAKKVNAEYTVFAHISHSNYSHEVLEKKVREAEIRGEVAKDFTIVEL
- a CDS encoding SagB/ThcOx family dehydrogenase, encoding MKKLAWFTVFLVIVGSLAVLLKPYLPRERGETRMMGEVIKLPEPRLTGEMSVEEAIAKRRSIRRYRNESLTLQELSQLLWAAQGITEPNRKFRAAPSAGATYPFEVYVVVGKVKDLEPGIYHYDPFSHSIKLIKRGDFRRALQKAALNQAWVGSAAIDIVLVAYYERTTKYYGERGRMYVHMEAGHIGQNIYLQATALNLGTVAVGAFYEDQVAEILGVDGVPLYIFPVGKI
- a CDS encoding SPOUT family RNA methylase, with product MKFIVKTQMDMEAVAGNYIKEILPNAKVTTAPEGYPGIVIVEAEDENALQKILEVPEVEKVYPVLVEVPATLEDIKNSAEEIVRHINDGESFAVRTKKRGKKDFSSVDVNVVLGARIKDLKNVEVNLSYPDKVVQVEIIGDKAYISVIPGEEYMKWKKYPKEKPNCRKLFKKLTIVQMPYWGDYKTARAFGEKIGRAAQAFEVKELIIAPKEKMNAYELMAFIRGVKEGQESRYQIQREAYPWQVEKVPVTVWDLYQVIRDKRRNRRLIIITDPKGPTLNEVKDKLAKDMYYAKEVVVFIGSREGIPVGLFRFADYVVDLAPYMTFATEHGIPATLVALWTIYEEELRRRGEVAGED
- a CDS encoding potassium channel family protein; the protein is MLPVPVLRKLLKIHFKLKKSRIAWLALGVSVLAVILAILFMVFEGLDFFTALYWAIITMSTIGYGDVTPTTQAGKIVAMVAAVAGISSFTALVSLIAEYFLTSSLRRMMGMHGVRFKDHYVVIGKGPGVRAFVEEIIAAMERGEAERGKIVAIVESEDEKRRLNLPEEVEVLVGDPTEDDTLKRASIERAKHVILTPEDDSRAVFITLKVKSMSKAKIHVEALREESVPLLKNAGAERVVLSRGLAGRLLASSIFEPEVVDVLEDLMKSSEGHDIVIISDERTWNKNFKDAIEILSPSYFPIGYVKGEMRLAPPLDEVVPQGAKLICITGQSDVRKQGA
- the arcS gene encoding archaeosine synthase subunit alpha, coding for MEVVKHDGPGRLGVIRLDPPVQTPALAGVDFTLSPFNSFFHPKDFSEYDFNLAPSIPISYYTPDEVIKKALKRLWDVDYSKFNAFYFPALKRDKYHKELFRIIEENEFEAIYIGNSKIMIRDYRGFVKTIRELRERFPNAVLITDLEPFFYPLAVYLGIDAFDVRSLKIYEFEGLGFTQFSPIVWDSPNDPVEFAKNVIKLVKVAIQEGKLRYLVENFLPTAMNAGILRIADRENMDYLEKYTPVHDKTVVFISDHSMTRPEVFRWRSRVLERFKPPQGIDLLLILPCSAKKPYSRSRSHALYRKAMKDALGNKLYRVHELIITSPYGVVPREWEWLAKYDIVVTGHWSEWEVKFAGELLAETLERYPDIPIVAHVEGGYREAVKLAMELTGRDVIFTAGESTTSRESLEKLRKTLAEFDLREVDKAHRRYRFYENVRKVFDFYFGLGAGEAVLPDNAQIVGSKMLRLIVNNSQTGTFQEGVISVTPFGMQRIYDELRAYWVEVDFEIRGDVFSAGVESADDKIRPNDWVGVVRDERIVAVGRAVLSGEEMVRAKKGIAVKVKKRAKG
- a CDS encoding AAA family ATPase, whose protein sequence is MLFDVRPKTSIKDLFGRKAEYLMFKDAIKKNRNFILITGPRRIGKTSFLYASLNEIVKEGVPYVVIDARAATSLNSKYPQKVIAEHIYKVLSGRSVLSEVISRVKGIKLGPVELELKDKFDLIDVFAELNKIGKVIVAFDEAQYLRFANEDLTKFFAWVLDALQNIILVFTGSQVGVLEKFLRLYDGSSPLFGRYNVRIVLPRFNPSESLEFLERGFEEVGMDVREEELLSAIKTLNGIPGWLVHYGVFRVDGLTHEEAIERVLEEAMTYVISEFKELSKLSPRYEEIMKVVAELSEGSGGVKFEEIRKKTKINPRSLRNYINRLIDYGFLEPTGHGRYRIPDPVMFRVFKRL
- the radA gene encoding DNA repair and recombination protein RadA — encoded protein: MAKKNGNADVKEIDELEELGFEPVEEVETTKKKKKEKEIRTIEDLPGVGPATAEKLREAGFDSLEAIAVASPIELKEVAGISEGAAIKIIQAARKAANLGTFMRADEYLKKRESIGRISTGSKSLDKLLGGGIETQAITEVFGEFGSGKTQLAHTLAVMVQLPPEEGGLHGSVIWIDTENTFRPERIREIARNRGLDPDEVLKHIYVARAFNSNHQMLLVQQAEDKIKELLNTDRPVKLLVVDSLTSHFRSEYIGRGALAERQQKLAKHLADLHRLANLYEIAVFVTNQVQARPDAFFGDPTRPIGGHILAHSATLRVYLRKGKGGKRVARLIDAPHLPEGEAVFRITEKGIED
- a CDS encoding DUF92 domain-containing protein, which codes for MSVQGLLILITLAIISYKTKALDLWGTFTAFILGYFILSLGGWLPFLALFLFLISGTLATKFKIKEKKKLGLVDEKYRSIGNVLGNGLAPLLFLIVEVIIKNDYGWAAVFASIATANADTLASEIGKPLGKNPRLITNFRKAKPGEEGAVTLVGELAALLGALVIGVIGTFAVSEYKFKMLLSVTIAGFIGANVDSLIGATLERKRLVDNNGTNFIATLIGGILGAIIFLLI
- a CDS encoding DUF998 domain-containing protein, which gives rise to MDNMKKFARLGPIISVMGVLIAYLIHHDWWRITENAISDLGKVGLPYNWVMNASLIIGALLLIIFSASMIVKREKLQWKASFSLYLLGMIFLALVGIFPEGTSPHYEVSWGFFIFTFLAVLATSISLLLEGDKTGVLGIIIFAIGVPLSLWALHRFEGVAVAETIGVIAFLIWHYTLLKKLK
- a CDS encoding HVO_0476 family zinc finger protein codes for the protein MEEYFICPECGSEDVEVIKERGREITLKCNECGHVWIITLPKLKKVPVIVSKHERSFREFAELPEDETVKVGDVIELENDEVRVLSIELPGGKRVRRAKVQEIQTIWGESLTYPKVFGVSIYLPGGITQSFKVVVDRDEEFVVGEVIEVGGYTFKVEMIKTERKLMRSGKAKADKIVRLMGHAIRGRARRKLKVYEGYEATAKT